A genomic stretch from Candidatus Hydrogenisulfobacillus filiaventi includes:
- the yqeG gene encoding phosphatase (active on GMP and Glc-6-P) (Evidence 2a : Function from experimental evidences in other organisms; PubMedId : 27784292; Product type e : enzyme), with amino-acid sequence MYTLLRPHLYVSSVFDIDFARLYRRGIRGLVVDLDNTLVPWNQREVTPAVAAWFRRARAAGLTCCIVSNNHDERVRGFAESVGAARIARAGKPRRRAFSRAMAAMQTHAGSTAVIGDQVFTDILGGNRLGLFTILVQPVAEHEFWGTRLLRRLEALVRRRLILGGGTPQSWGEG; translated from the coding sequence GTGTATACGCTGTTGCGTCCGCACCTTTATGTATCCTCCGTCTTCGACATCGATTTTGCCCGCCTGTACCGCCGGGGCATCCGGGGCTTGGTGGTGGATCTGGACAATACCCTGGTTCCGTGGAACCAGCGCGAGGTGACCCCGGCGGTGGCGGCCTGGTTCCGGCGGGCGCGGGCGGCCGGACTGACCTGCTGCATCGTGTCCAACAATCACGACGAGCGGGTGCGCGGATTTGCGGAGTCGGTGGGGGCGGCCCGCATCGCCCGCGCCGGCAAACCCCGGCGCCGGGCCTTCTCCCGGGCCATGGCCGCCATGCAGACCCATGCCGGCAGTACCGCCGTCATCGGCGATCAGGTTTTCACCGACATCCTGGGCGGCAACCGTCTGGGACTGTTCACCATCCTGGTACAGCCGGTGGCGGAGCACGAATTCTGGGGGACCCGCCTGCTCCGCCGCCTCGAAGCCCTGGTGCGGCGCCGCCTGATACTGGGCGGCGGGACCCCGCAGTCCTGGGGGGAGGGTTAA
- a CDS encoding protein of unknown function (Evidence 5 : Unknown function): protein MAAGPFSPINNNPRAIDIRLKTAKLERKTE from the coding sequence ATGGCCGCCGGTCCTTTCTCCCCCATCAACAATAACCCCCGGGCGATTGACATCCGGCTGAAGACCGCTAAACTAGAGAGGAAAACCGAGTAA
- the sufC gene encoding sulfur mobilizing ABC protein, ATPase (Evidence 2a : Function from experimental evidences in other organisms; PubMedId : 12682299, 16431905, 20097860, 28839209; Product type e : enzyme), which translates to MASPVLEIQDLHVAIGDKPILKGVTLTVRGGEVHAVMGPNGTGKTSLAQTLMGWPSYTVTGGRVLLDGQDLLAMRTDQRARAGLFLAMQYPSEISGVTTANFLRTALNARRGEDNPIGLKEFRDQLDAAMDQLEMNHQFANRYLNEGFSGGEKKRNEILQMLMLKPRIAVLDEIDSGLDIDAVKVVAAGVQSLVGPEFGALIITHYHRILDYIRPDYVHIMMDGRVVMSGGPELAHELEAKGYDWVRSTVLNADQAH; encoded by the coding sequence GTGGCATCCCCGGTATTGGAAATCCAGGACCTCCATGTAGCCATTGGCGACAAGCCCATCCTGAAGGGCGTCACCCTGACGGTGCGCGGCGGGGAGGTGCATGCCGTGATGGGCCCCAACGGCACCGGCAAGACCTCCCTGGCCCAGACCCTCATGGGCTGGCCCTCGTATACCGTCACCGGCGGCCGGGTACTCCTGGACGGCCAGGATCTGCTGGCCATGCGCACCGACCAGCGGGCCCGCGCGGGGCTGTTCCTGGCCATGCAATACCCCAGCGAAATTTCGGGCGTCACCACCGCCAACTTCCTGCGCACCGCCTTAAATGCCCGCCGGGGCGAGGACAACCCCATCGGCCTCAAGGAGTTCCGTGATCAGCTGGACGCGGCCATGGACCAGCTGGAAATGAACCACCAGTTCGCCAACCGGTACCTGAACGAAGGGTTCTCGGGGGGCGAGAAGAAGCGCAATGAAATCCTGCAGATGCTGATGTTGAAGCCCCGCATCGCGGTGCTGGACGAAATCGACTCCGGCCTAGACATTGACGCGGTCAAGGTGGTGGCGGCCGGGGTGCAATCCCTGGTCGGCCCGGAATTCGGCGCCCTCATCATCACCCATTACCATCGCATCCTGGACTACATCCGGCCGGATTACGTGCACATCATGATGGACGGGCGGGTGGTCATGTCGGGCGGACCGGAGCTGGCCCACGAGCTGGAGGCCAAGGGCTACGACTGGGTCCGCAGCACCGTGCTTAACGCCGACCAGGCTCATTAA
- a CDS encoding Iron-sulfur cluster assembly protein SufD: MHEGIATLGPETLEAAVRSRFADDPDWLRARRLELAAAALERELPQRPHTPLKSRRLDRIPVLAAGDTSPALPEIGVEGAAGLLVVADGRPLRSWLDPALAPQGVVFTTLSQAAREAPGLVMRFLGRSADDTADRLAALNGTLWDGGAFLYVPPGVEIPGLFVVLYLTGDSTPGSFPRTLAVLDRGARATLVERFQGGGSGRTLFSATSEVFLEEAAALTMGSLQQLAGGVEAFLRRAATLNADATLDWSIGEFGAGLVVTGHQVRLTAPGARAATTTVFFGSGRQHQDYRAEVEHLSPHTASTMVARGVVKDKARTAFYGVSHIHAGAKGADARQKEQILMLNDGARADAVPALLIDENDVFAAHSASAGPVDRQALYYLMARGLSEEQAVRLYVHGFLAPVIDTIGDPWLRARVWEEAEGKMLT, encoded by the coding sequence ATGCATGAGGGCATCGCCACCCTGGGCCCTGAAACCCTGGAAGCGGCCGTACGCAGCCGCTTTGCCGACGATCCCGACTGGCTGCGCGCACGCCGGCTGGAGCTGGCAGCGGCCGCACTGGAACGGGAGCTGCCGCAACGGCCCCATACCCCGCTGAAAAGCCGCCGGCTGGACCGCATCCCCGTCCTGGCCGCAGGGGACACCAGCCCCGCCCTGCCCGAGATCGGGGTGGAAGGGGCGGCCGGTCTGCTGGTGGTGGCCGACGGCCGGCCCCTGCGCAGCTGGCTCGACCCCGCCCTGGCCCCCCAAGGGGTGGTGTTCACCACCCTCAGCCAGGCCGCCCGCGAAGCGCCGGGCCTGGTCATGCGCTTCCTCGGCCGATCGGCGGATGATACCGCCGACCGACTGGCAGCCCTCAACGGCACCCTCTGGGACGGCGGCGCCTTCCTGTACGTTCCCCCGGGGGTGGAGATCCCCGGCCTGTTCGTGGTGTTGTACCTGACCGGGGACAGCACCCCCGGCAGCTTCCCCCGCACCCTGGCCGTGCTCGACCGCGGGGCCCGCGCGACCTTGGTGGAGCGCTTCCAGGGCGGCGGCAGCGGCCGCACCCTCTTCTCCGCCACCAGCGAGGTGTTCCTGGAGGAGGCGGCGGCGCTGACCATGGGTTCCCTCCAACAGCTGGCAGGCGGCGTGGAAGCCTTCCTGCGGCGGGCGGCCACCCTGAATGCCGACGCCACCCTCGACTGGTCGATCGGGGAATTCGGTGCCGGACTGGTGGTTACCGGGCATCAGGTGCGGCTTACCGCCCCCGGTGCCCGGGCCGCCACCACCACCGTGTTCTTCGGTTCCGGCCGTCAGCATCAGGATTACCGGGCTGAGGTCGAACACCTGTCCCCCCACACCGCCAGCACCATGGTGGCACGGGGGGTGGTCAAGGATAAGGCCCGCACCGCCTTTTACGGCGTTTCCCACATCCATGCCGGGGCCAAGGGGGCGGATGCGCGGCAGAAGGAACAGATCCTGATGCTAAACGACGGCGCCCGCGCAGATGCGGTGCCGGCCCTGCTCATCGACGAGAACGACGTGTTCGCGGCCCATTCCGCCAGCGCCGGTCCTGTCGACCGGCAGGCCCTCTACTACCTGATGGCGCGCGGGCTGAGCGAGGAGCAGGCTGTCCGGCTGTATGTGCACGGGTTCCTGGCCCCGGTGATCGACACCATCGGCGACCCCTGGCTGCGGGCCCGGGTGTGGGAGGAAGCGGAAGGGAAGATGCTGACGTGA
- the sufS gene encoding cysteine desulfurase (Evidence 2a : Function from experimental evidences in other organisms; PubMedId : 12682299, 12876288, 14644425, 15901727, 20822158, 21236255, 27382962, 29235855; Product type e : enzyme) has translation MNPLVPREDFPILSRSVHGRRLVYLDSAATAQKPAPVIAAVDHFYRYTNANVLRSAHALADEATEAYEAARVKVARFIGAASPAEVVFTRGTTESLNGIARGWGDKFVGPGDEIVLSPMEHHANLIPWQQLARRREARLRFIELTPDGRITLEAAQAVIGPRTRLVALSAVSNVLGTINPIPEVAALAHQVGAVMVVDGAQSVPHEPTDVAALGADFLAFSGHKLGGPTGIGVLWGRETLLDAMDPFLFGGEMIAYVDREHATWADLPHKFEAGTPHIAGAVGLGAALDYLQAVGMARVRDHGRALGEEAYRRLAEAGVQVYGPAAPRAALVAFNLGPIHPHDVAQVFDAEGVAIRAGHHCAQPLMQWLGVAATARASFYIYNGSDDIDALLHAVEVTKRYFRR, from the coding sequence GTGAACCCGCTGGTGCCCCGCGAGGACTTCCCTATTCTCAGCCGCAGCGTGCATGGCCGCCGGCTGGTCTACCTGGATTCGGCCGCCACTGCCCAGAAGCCGGCCCCGGTGATCGCGGCGGTGGACCATTTCTACCGGTACACCAACGCCAACGTGCTACGCAGCGCCCACGCCCTGGCCGACGAGGCCACCGAGGCCTATGAGGCAGCCCGGGTCAAGGTAGCCCGTTTCATCGGGGCCGCCTCCCCGGCCGAGGTGGTGTTCACGCGGGGCACTACCGAATCCCTGAACGGCATCGCCCGCGGCTGGGGGGACAAGTTCGTCGGCCCCGGGGATGAGATTGTGCTCTCCCCCATGGAACATCACGCCAATCTGATCCCCTGGCAGCAGCTGGCGCGCCGCCGGGAGGCCCGCCTACGTTTCATTGAGCTGACCCCTGACGGCCGCATCACCCTGGAGGCGGCGCAGGCCGTCATCGGTCCCCGGACCCGGCTGGTGGCGCTCTCGGCGGTTTCCAACGTGCTGGGCACCATCAACCCCATCCCGGAGGTGGCCGCGCTGGCGCATCAGGTCGGTGCCGTCATGGTAGTGGACGGCGCCCAGTCGGTACCCCATGAGCCCACCGACGTGGCCGCCTTGGGAGCCGATTTCCTGGCCTTCTCCGGCCACAAGCTGGGCGGCCCTACCGGCATCGGCGTCCTCTGGGGCCGGGAGACGCTGCTGGACGCCATGGACCCCTTCCTGTTCGGGGGCGAGATGATCGCCTATGTCGACCGCGAGCATGCCACCTGGGCCGACCTGCCCCACAAGTTCGAAGCCGGCACCCCCCATATCGCGGGGGCGGTAGGCCTGGGCGCCGCCTTGGACTACCTGCAAGCGGTCGGCATGGCCCGCGTGCGCGATCACGGGCGGGCCCTGGGGGAGGAGGCCTACCGGCGGCTGGCGGAGGCCGGGGTGCAGGTGTACGGCCCGGCGGCGCCCCGGGCCGCCCTGGTGGCCTTCAATCTGGGTCCAATCCACCCTCACGACGTGGCACAGGTGTTCGATGCCGAGGGCGTAGCCATCCGGGCCGGCCACCACTGCGCCCAGCCCCTCATGCAGTGGCTGGGAGTGGCGGCCACGGCACGGGCCAGTTTCTACATTTATAACGGCTCCGACGACATCGACGCCCTGCTGCACGCGGTTGAGGTGACAAAGAGGTACTTCCGCCGATGA
- the sufU gene encoding iron-sulfur cluster assembly sulfur-transfer protein [Zn(2+)-dependent] (Evidence 2a : Function from experimental evidences in other organisms; PubMedId : 12682299, 16877383, 20097860, 21236255, 22720735, 24321018, 29235855, 29292548; Product type f : factor) has protein sequence MSLDELYREIILDHNQQPRNRGRLEHPTATVGLFNPTCGDQIRLDLLVEDGRVKDIRFDGQGCSISMASASMMTEAVKGKPVEEALALARGFKAFLRGEPPGVALGDLEVLGGVTQFPSRVKCATLAHNALEKGLTGQQGGLDEE, from the coding sequence ATGAGCCTGGACGAACTCTACCGGGAAATCATCCTGGATCACAATCAGCAGCCCCGTAACCGGGGCCGCCTGGAGCACCCCACCGCTACGGTGGGCCTGTTCAATCCGACCTGCGGCGACCAGATTCGGCTCGACCTGCTGGTGGAGGACGGCCGGGTCAAGGACATCCGGTTCGACGGACAGGGCTGCTCCATCAGCATGGCCTCCGCCTCTATGATGACGGAGGCGGTCAAGGGCAAGCCGGTTGAGGAGGCGCTAGCGCTGGCCCGCGGGTTTAAAGCCTTCCTGCGGGGGGAGCCCCCGGGGGTGGCCCTGGGGGATCTGGAGGTGCTGGGCGGGGTAACCCAGTTTCCCAGCCGGGTGAAATGTGCCACCCTGGCTCATAATGCCCTGGAGAAGGGCCTGACCGGCCAGCAGGGCGGTCTGGACGAGGAATAG